A genomic segment from Anopheles maculipalpis chromosome X, idAnoMacuDA_375_x, whole genome shotgun sequence encodes:
- the LOC126557653 gene encoding tyrosine--tRNA ligase, mitochondrial, translated as MFAASVRVLHRKVTRQALQLPHPVRWSSEGNILKLKERGFIQDVFPAETIDKARSMLGLTSQTVYAGFDPTANSLHVGNLLVLIGLLHTQRAGHQPIALVGGATGLIGDPSGRKTERQLLATETVQHNVTCIKRQIEQIFSNHERFFWDKPGTLKPVLVVNNADWYRQYSFVDFMANVGRHFRMGAMLSRTSVQSRLTSESGMSFTEFSYQLFQAYDWLHLLRHHDCRFQLGGSDQMGNIMSGQELISRTESKEVFGLTLPLITNEEGDKFGKSAGNAVWLSDERTSPYAMYQFFVRTPDSEVERLLRLLTFLPMQTVDQVMARHRRTPELWEAQKLLAGELTKLVHGEDGLAKAIGISKALYNGDLSTLELLEVKDIAQSFGGAPLCEILPEPGMTVVDVALRARCFPSRADADRIIGAGGFSINFKKAKNPLEVLSPAVHILSNGISLLRVGKRNYYIVKWML; from the exons ATGTTTGCGGCCAGTGTTCGAGTATTGCACCGGAAGGTCACACGGCAGGCACTACAACTCCCGCATCCGGTGCGATGGTCTTCGGAGGGCAatattttaaagttaaagGAGCGCGGTTTCATACAGGATGTATTTCCGGCCGAAACGAT CGACAAAGCCCGATCCATGCTTGGCTTGACGAGTCAAACCGTTTATGCGGGATTCGATCCAACCGCCAACAGTTTGCACGTGGGCAATCTGTTGGTATTGATTGGGCTTTTACACACCCAACGGGCTGGCCATCAACCGATCGCACTCGTTGGCGGTGCTACCGGGCTGATAGGTGATCCTTCCGGGCGCAAAACAGAACGGCAGCTGCTAGCAACGGAAACCGTCCAGCACAACGTTACCTGCATTAAGCGACAGATCGAGCAAATCTTTTCGAACCATGAGCGCTTTTTCTGGGATAAACCGGGCACACTGAAACCGGTGCTTGTCGTTAACAATGCGGACTGGTACCGGCAGTACAGCTTCGTTGACTTTATGGCCAACGTTGGGCGACACTTTCGCATGGGTGCAATGCTCTCACGTACCTCCGTACAGAGCCGGCTTACTAGCGAATCCGGTATGAGCTTTACCGAGTTTTCCTACCAACTGTTCCAGGCGTACGATTGGTTGCATCTGTTGCGGCACCACGATTGTCGGTTTCAGCTCGGCGGTTCGGATCAGATGGGAAACATCATGTCGGGGCAGGAGCTGATCAGCCGTACCGAATCGAAGGAAGTATTCGGTTTAACTTTACCACTCATCACCAACGAGGAGGGTGATAAGTTTGGCAAATCAGCCGGCAACGCAGTATGGCTCTCGGATGAACGTACCTCCCCGTACGCGATGTATCAATTTTTCGTTCGCACACCCGATTCGGAGGTGGAAAGGTTGCTACGATTGCTTACCTTTCTGCCGATGCAAACGGTCGATCAGGTGATGGCAAGGCATCGCCGTACGCCGGAACTTTGGGAAGCACAAAAGTTGCTAGCCGGTGAACTGACCAAGCTGGTGCACGGTGAGGATGGTTTGGCGAAAGCGATCGGCATTAGTAAAGCGCTTTACAACGGTGATTTGTCGACGCTCGAGCTGCTGGAGGTGAAGGATATTGCGCAAAGCTTTGGTGGTGCGCCACTTTGTGAGATACTGCCCGAGCCGGGCATGACGGTGGTGGATGTGGCTCTTCGTGCTCGATGCTTCCCGAGCCGGGCGGACGCGGATCGAATTATCGGGGCCGGTGGGTTCAGTATAAACTTTAAGAAAGCGAAAAACCCGCTGGAAGTACTATCGCCTGCGGTCCACATCCTTTCGAACGGGATATCACTGCTGCGCGTAGGTAAACGGAATTATTACATTGTGAAGTGGATGCTGTAG